The Haladaptatus cibarius D43 genome window below encodes:
- the flaJ gene encoding archaellar assembly protein FlaJ: MADAEATAKPDAKQLLSSAASSTIEAYQQMEMEMFRYIGLVVVPSALIFVGSIVTVLTVELPFMVAVPIPLLGILGLGTAVVYPKLLRDRRRKEIEDRLHLFITHMTILSTANMDRVEVFRILSHEQEYKELAREMRRVVELVDTWNQSLDDALRIRARKVPSKPLSDFFDRLAYTISAGQEIQEFLLSEQDVVIQKYVTIYEGSLQNLEVMKDLYLSMVLSVTFALVFATVLPILTGTNPTMTVGAVVVMFAFVQAGFLFMIQTTAPYDPVWYHPDARGRTASERKIRISVVLGILLTAVSIFVCLNILLGNTSIQPDAIPLPIYAALPTTPLLLPGFIVRREENKVKERDGEFPNFVRALGASESAKQSTTSRVLETLRKKDFGALTPDINDLYKRLNMRIESEMAWRLFTSDARSYLIQKFSEMYLIGRQMGGEPQRLGELISGNMNEVMQLREQREQSTVTLIGVLYGITAASTFAFFIGLEIVAILSSMSIGLNTPQFNFGTIIHTEVYDNIMIEYLLVIIILLNSVLSSLMIRIVDGGHKVNAYLHFVLLTWISAVIAWVTRNVVGTFLNV, encoded by the coding sequence ATGGCTGACGCAGAAGCAACCGCGAAACCGGATGCGAAACAACTCCTTAGCTCCGCCGCCTCCTCGACCATCGAGGCGTACCAGCAGATGGAGATGGAGATGTTTCGGTACATCGGGCTGGTCGTGGTGCCGTCTGCGCTCATCTTCGTCGGTTCCATCGTCACAGTTCTCACCGTCGAGTTACCGTTCATGGTTGCAGTGCCGATTCCACTGCTCGGAATTTTGGGACTCGGAACGGCAGTTGTCTATCCAAAACTGCTTAGAGACCGCCGCAGGAAGGAGATAGAGGATAGGCTTCACCTGTTCATCACGCACATGACCATCCTCTCGACGGCAAACATGGACCGTGTGGAGGTTTTTCGCATCCTGTCGCACGAACAGGAGTACAAAGAACTCGCGCGGGAGATGCGTCGGGTCGTGGAACTCGTGGACACGTGGAATCAGAGTTTGGACGACGCGCTCCGAATCCGGGCGCGAAAAGTGCCGAGCAAGCCTCTTTCTGACTTCTTCGATCGACTCGCCTACACGATTAGCGCGGGCCAAGAGATTCAGGAGTTCCTCCTTTCGGAACAGGACGTAGTCATCCAGAAGTACGTCACCATCTACGAGGGGTCGTTACAGAACCTCGAAGTGATGAAAGACCTCTACCTGTCGATGGTGCTTTCGGTCACCTTCGCTCTCGTGTTCGCAACCGTCCTGCCGATTCTGACGGGGACGAATCCGACGATGACCGTCGGTGCTGTCGTGGTCATGTTCGCGTTCGTACAGGCTGGCTTCCTGTTCATGATTCAGACCACTGCCCCCTACGACCCGGTGTGGTACCATCCCGACGCTCGCGGACGAACCGCCTCCGAGCGAAAGATTCGCATCAGCGTCGTCCTCGGTATTCTGTTGACCGCCGTGTCGATTTTCGTCTGTCTGAACATCCTCCTCGGAAATACGTCCATTCAGCCCGATGCGATTCCCCTGCCGATTTACGCCGCACTGCCGACGACGCCGCTCCTCCTCCCGGGGTTCATCGTCCGCAGGGAAGAGAACAAGGTAAAAGAGCGCGACGGCGAGTTTCCAAACTTCGTTCGGGCGCTTGGAGCGAGCGAGAGCGCAAAGCAGAGCACGACCTCGCGGGTGCTCGAAACGCTCCGGAAGAAGGACTTCGGGGCGCTCACGCCGGACATAAACGACCTCTACAAGCGGCTGAACATGCGCATCGAATCCGAGATGGCGTGGCGGTTGTTCACCTCCGATGCGCGTTCGTACCTCATTCAGAAGTTCAGCGAGATGTATCTCATCGGTCGGCAGATGGGTGGCGAACCACAACGCCTCGGTGAACTCATCAGCGGCAACATGAACGAGGTCATGCAACTGCGCGAACAGCGAGAACAGTCCACCGTGACGCTCATCGGCGTTCTATACGGAATTACCGCCGCCTCGACGTTCGCGTTCTTCATCGGCCTCGAAATCGTCGCCATCCTTTCGAGCATGTCCATCGGGCTGAACACGCCGCAGTTCAACTTCGGGACGATAATTCACACCGAGGTGTACGACAACATCATGATTGAGTACCTGCTCGTCATCATCATCCTGCTCAATTCGGTGCTGTCGTCGCTCATGATTCGAATCGTCGATGGCGGCCACAAAGTGAACGCCTACCTGCATTTCGTCCTTCTGACGTGGATTAGTGCAGTTATCGCGTGGGTGACGCGAAACGTCGTCGGAACGTTCTTGAACGTATGA
- a CDS encoding type II/IV secretion system ATPase subunit: MTEHGTTQIDDNLREVAMRRPHLRDYLKRFKQFTGEFPKLVEEPSSEWEADKPNVIYPAGGPIYCHIYGDVGRDTKYYAIEPDLTDTEQNMFWDVRGKILEKSVSKPAPQNESEYDDRIEELLQDTVRIGDGTGGLRTRIADFSPKTLQKRVQNVSPQEIARRVGSISYGDVKAGIQSLRENDVVEELMSYSGIGKYEITEQTYENIRYRLNRDIVGFGPLEPIMRDPANEDIHVIGPHETYVDHGTYGMLGTTVDFGTGEHFDNWLRNMGERIGDPVSDSDPIVDSTLPDGSRINIIYSDDVSLKGPSLTIRQGEGTPLSVAQITKWGTLSPKLAAYLWLCLENEQTVFVVGETASGKTTTLNCILSFIPRDSKIYTAEDTAEVLPPHNTWQQLLTREGKGETSSDVDMFDLVAAALRSRPDYIIVGEVRGEEGRMAFQAAQTGHPVMLTFHASDIVSMIQRFTGDPISVPETFMDNADVALFQNRVKQGDKVLRRVTSVQEIEGYSKDMGGVVTRQAFYWDPVEDEIVFQGMNNSYVLEEQIATLLGYKNTRDIYDDLDFRAQIMERMIEENVLGYHEVNEVIESYQRDGVDGLPFDIHRSI; encoded by the coding sequence ATGACCGAACACGGAACCACCCAAATAGATGATAACCTCCGCGAGGTGGCGATGCGCCGTCCCCACCTGCGGGATTATTTGAAGCGATTCAAGCAGTTTACGGGTGAGTTCCCGAAACTCGTCGAGGAGCCATCGAGCGAGTGGGAAGCCGACAAGCCGAACGTCATCTATCCGGCGGGCGGTCCGATTTACTGTCACATTTACGGCGATGTCGGACGCGATACGAAATACTACGCCATCGAACCAGACCTCACGGACACGGAACAGAACATGTTCTGGGACGTTCGTGGGAAGATTTTGGAAAAAAGCGTCTCGAAGCCAGCGCCACAGAACGAATCAGAGTACGACGACAGAATCGAGGAACTGCTCCAAGATACCGTTCGTATCGGCGACGGAACCGGCGGGTTACGAACTCGAATTGCCGACTTTTCGCCGAAAACCCTGCAAAAACGCGTCCAGAACGTTTCGCCACAAGAAATCGCACGCAGAGTCGGCAGTATCTCCTACGGCGACGTGAAGGCGGGTATTCAATCGCTCAGGGAAAACGACGTGGTGGAAGAGCTGATGAGCTACTCGGGCATCGGCAAGTACGAAATTACGGAGCAAACCTACGAGAACATCCGCTACCGTCTGAACCGTGACATCGTCGGGTTCGGCCCGCTCGAACCAATTATGCGCGACCCGGCGAACGAGGACATTCACGTTATCGGCCCTCACGAAACCTACGTAGACCACGGCACCTACGGGATGCTCGGAACGACCGTCGATTTCGGCACGGGCGAGCATTTCGACAATTGGCTCCGCAACATGGGTGAGCGAATCGGCGACCCCGTCTCCGACTCCGACCCCATCGTGGACTCTACCCTGCCGGACGGGTCGCGTATCAACATCATCTACAGCGACGACGTGAGCCTGAAGGGGCCGAGTCTCACCATCCGTCAGGGCGAAGGGACGCCGCTCTCGGTCGCCCAGATTACGAAGTGGGGAACCCTTTCGCCGAAACTTGCCGCCTATCTCTGGCTCTGTCTGGAGAACGAACAGACGGTGTTCGTGGTCGGCGAGACGGCATCCGGGAAGACGACGACGCTGAACTGTATTCTCTCGTTCATCCCCCGCGACAGCAAGATTTACACGGCGGAGGACACCGCCGAAGTGCTACCGCCCCACAACACGTGGCAGCAGTTGTTGACTCGTGAAGGCAAGGGAGAAACCAGTTCCGACGTGGACATGTTCGACCTCGTCGCGGCGGCACTGCGTTCGCGCCCCGATTACATCATCGTGGGGGAGGTTCGTGGTGAAGAGGGTCGGATGGCGTTTCAGGCCGCCCAGACCGGCCACCCGGTGATGCTCACGTTCCACGCGAGCGACATCGTCTCGATGATTCAGCGTTTCACTGGCGACCCCATCAGCGTCCCCGAGACGTTCATGGACAACGCCGACGTGGCGCTGTTCCAGAACCGGGTCAAGCAGGGCGATAAGGTTCTGCGCCGGGTGACGAGCGTGCAGGAAATCGAAGGCTACTCGAAGGACATGGGCGGGGTCGTCACCCGGCAGGCGTTCTACTGGGACCCCGTCGAGGACGAAATCGTCTTCCAAGGAATGAACAACTCCTACGTGTTAGAAGAGCAGATTGCGACGCTCCTCGGCTACAAAAACACCCGCGACATCTACGACGACCTCGACTTCCGCGCACAGATAATGGAACGAATGATAGAGGAGAACGTTCTCGGCTATCACGAAGTGAACGAAGTCATCGAATCCTACCAGCGCGACGGCGTCGATGGGCTTCCATTCGACATCCATCGGTCGATTTGA
- a CDS encoding ATPase domain-containing protein, with translation MSSNNLYSLGLEEHDRLNNELGGGIPRGSIILVEGDYGAGKSAMSQRFSYGLCETDHSVTLLSTELTVRGFIDQMHSLSYNVEEHLLNERLLFLHADVDSGSRQIRAPADRDDGSRKELLNRLMKAEEMWNADVIVIDTFDAILRNDPTFEALVRQNEERQAALEIISFFRDLVSQGKVVMLTVDPSTVDQEAIGPFRAIADVFMELQMVEVGNDVRRNISVKRFAGMGEQVGDTIGYSVRADAGIVIESRSVA, from the coding sequence ATGAGTTCGAATAATCTATACTCGCTCGGCTTGGAAGAACACGACCGCCTGAACAACGAACTCGGCGGTGGAATCCCCCGTGGCTCGATTATCCTCGTCGAAGGCGATTACGGCGCTGGAAAGAGTGCGATGAGCCAACGGTTCAGCTACGGCCTGTGTGAGACTGACCACAGTGTAACACTGCTCTCGACGGAACTGACGGTTCGCGGGTTCATCGACCAGATGCACTCGCTTTCGTACAACGTCGAAGAGCATCTCCTGAACGAGCGACTGTTGTTCCTCCACGCGGACGTGGACTCCGGAAGCCGTCAAATCAGGGCCCCGGCGGACAGGGACGACGGGTCGCGCAAGGAACTGCTGAACCGCTTGATGAAGGCAGAAGAAATGTGGAACGCGGATGTCATCGTCATCGACACGTTCGACGCGATTCTCCGCAACGACCCGACGTTCGAGGCGCTGGTCAGACAGAACGAGGAGCGCCAAGCCGCACTCGAAATCATCTCGTTCTTCCGTGACCTCGTCTCGCAGGGCAAAGTCGTCATGCTAACGGTTGACCCGTCCACGGTTGACCAAGAGGCGATTGGCCCGTTCCGGGCCATCGCCGACGTGTTCATGGAGCTCCAGATGGTCGAAGTCGGCAACGACGTTCGCCGCAACATTTCGGTAAAACGGTTCGCCGGAATGGGTGAACAGGTCGGAGACACTATCGGATACTCGGTTCGCGCCGACGCCGGTATCGTCATCGAAAGTCGTAGCGTCGCTTGA
- a CDS encoding flagellar protein G codes for MASVSTSHLILFIASLIIAASVAGTFTTGIQRLSGALGDRSYDVSTDVRTDIEIISDPGSDAVYNGSENENITVLVKNTGSQNLKGTGDQIEVLLDGRYQTNVSLEVVDGADWEVGNVVRVTIGNDTPLSPGDHRVKLIVNGDEEVLEFRP; via the coding sequence GTGGCGAGCGTCTCCACTTCGCACCTCATTCTGTTCATCGCTAGTCTCATCATCGCCGCGAGCGTCGCCGGGACGTTTACCACCGGCATCCAACGACTGTCTGGTGCGCTCGGCGACAGGAGTTACGACGTGAGTACCGACGTTCGAACTGACATCGAAATCATCAGTGACCCCGGAAGCGACGCAGTTTATAACGGCAGTGAGAACGAAAATATTACCGTACTGGTGAAAAATACCGGGTCACAGAATTTAAAGGGGACGGGTGACCAGATTGAAGTACTACTAGACGGAAGGTATCAAACCAACGTCTCCCTCGAAGTCGTAGACGGAGCGGACTGGGAAGTTGGAAACGTAGTCAGAGTTACAATCGGAAACGACACCCCGTTATCGCCGGGCGACCACCGCGTGAAGCTAATCGTCAACGGCGATGAAGAAGTGCTGGAGTTCAGACCATGA
- a CDS encoding fla cluster protein FlaF: MGFSVSGATAIIFLAMFLSFGIVYSAAYNGYERVNDAQSDRAEGVLDQRNTALNITTLNYSGENLNVTVTNTGSTTLDVNDTDVLVDGSYVATADIVSHDVNGDSATELWLPGEALHFEISVSSSPARVKVVSGPGLADTEAV; encoded by the coding sequence ATGGGCTTCAGCGTTAGTGGTGCCACCGCCATCATCTTCTTGGCGATGTTCCTGAGCTTCGGCATCGTCTACTCGGCCGCGTACAACGGATACGAACGCGTCAACGATGCTCAAAGCGATCGCGCCGAGGGAGTGCTCGACCAGCGAAACACGGCTCTGAATATCACAACACTGAACTATTCGGGCGAAAATCTGAACGTAACCGTGACTAACACCGGTTCGACGACCCTCGACGTGAACGACACCGACGTTCTCGTCGATGGGTCTTACGTAGCTACCGCCGACATCGTGTCCCACGACGTGAACGGTGATTCGGCAACCGAGCTATGGCTCCCCGGCGAGGCCCTCCATTTCGAAATATCCGTGTCCTCGTCTCCAGCGCGAGTAAAGGTCGTTTCCGGCCCCGGACTCGCGGACACGGAGGCGGTGTAA
- a CDS encoding FlaD/FlaE family flagellar protein translates to MKLITLAPDLVPIIASGSLAMGAMGIMDFMEDDENSDEGADGDDLFDDDLGGDDLGGDDFGGMDGGMDDWGGGGDDGFGDMGGGGAATQELENRLDDLENEVGDIASTVSTVRSENEQISEKVDDVEENVRKLLEIYEMVTRGVNPFVDDVPNGGMGGDAFGGGDGAGSFGLFDEEEEEEADSEDLDDDVADADAESFFDESFDDIEDEDELDEFEDDEKGDMDGETDESDDGGQAGGSTFQELKEEYESGEADWADEAAADEGEPEPELEMDMEPEIEPESEMEPEPEPEMDDGDFEFQEPEQTTESQAAETTMQMRNGMEKPYLAVLPSGYIVDLVVLEWLEFLVEEFGPEDTIRTIAYYEDIEWISEPVKEDLLSFVGGIADVSDVDSEATPATLGVHDHVRSLSFMSQLSGDAIEQKVVDHCAQIRGEGNGLQR, encoded by the coding sequence ATGAAACTTATAACTCTCGCCCCCGACCTCGTTCCCATTATTGCGAGTGGGTCGTTGGCCATGGGTGCCATGGGAATCATGGACTTCATGGAGGACGACGAAAACTCCGACGAGGGCGCGGACGGCGATGACCTGTTCGACGACGACCTCGGTGGTGACGACCTCGGCGGAGACGACTTCGGCGGAATGGACGGCGGGATGGACGACTGGGGCGGTGGCGGCGACGATGGATTCGGTGACATGGGTGGCGGCGGCGCGGCCACGCAGGAACTCGAAAACCGTCTCGACGACCTCGAAAACGAAGTCGGCGACATCGCTTCGACCGTCAGCACGGTTCGGAGTGAAAACGAGCAGATCAGCGAGAAGGTGGACGACGTCGAAGAAAACGTCCGCAAACTGCTCGAAATCTACGAGATGGTCACGCGCGGCGTCAACCCCTTCGTGGACGACGTGCCGAACGGTGGCATGGGCGGTGACGCCTTCGGCGGCGGAGACGGTGCCGGTAGCTTCGGCCTGTTCGACGAAGAGGAAGAAGAAGAGGCGGACAGCGAAGACCTCGACGACGACGTGGCCGACGCGGACGCGGAGAGCTTCTTCGACGAATCCTTCGACGACATCGAGGACGAAGACGAACTGGACGAGTTCGAAGACGACGAGAAGGGAGATATGGACGGGGAGACGGACGAATCCGACGACGGAGGACAAGCAGGAGGTTCGACGTTCCAAGAACTCAAAGAGGAGTACGAATCCGGCGAAGCGGACTGGGCCGACGAAGCCGCGGCCGACGAGGGAGAACCGGAGCCCGAACTGGAGATGGATATGGAACCGGAAATCGAACCGGAATCGGAGATGGAACCAGAACCCGAACCGGAGATGGACGACGGCGATTTCGAGTTCCAAGAACCCGAACAGACCACGGAGTCCCAGGCCGCAGAGACGACGATGCAGATGCGAAACGGGATGGAAAAGCCGTACCTCGCGGTTCTCCCGTCGGGCTACATCGTGGACTTGGTCGTTCTGGAATGGCTTGAATTCCTCGTGGAGGAGTTCGGCCCGGAAGACACCATCCGCACCATCGCCTACTACGAGGACATCGAGTGGATAAGCGAACCGGTCAAAGAGGACTTGCTTTCGTTCGTCGGCGGTATTGCCGACGTGTCGGACGTCGATTCGGAGGCGACACCGGCGACCCTCGGCGTGCACGACCACGTCCGAAGCCTCTCGTTCATGAGCCAACTCTCGGGCGACGCAATCGAGCAGAAAGTCGTTGACCACTGTGCACAGATACGGGGAGAGGGCAATGGGCTTCAGCGTTAG